From a single Diceros bicornis minor isolate mBicDic1 chromosome 6, mDicBic1.mat.cur, whole genome shotgun sequence genomic region:
- the DUSP5 gene encoding dual specificity protein phosphatase 5: MKVTSLDGRQLRKMLRKEAAARCVVLDCRPYLAFAASSVRGSLNVNLNSVVLRRARGGAVPARYVLPDEAARARLLQEGGGGVAAVVVLDQGSRHWQKLREESAARVVLTSLLACLPAGPRVYFLKGGYETFYSEYPECCVDVKPISQEKIETERALIGQCGKPVLSISYRPAYDQGGPVEILPFLYLGSAYHASKCEFLANLHITALLNVSRRTSEACMTHLHYKWIPVEDSHTADISSHFKEAIDFIDCVREKGGKVLVHCEAGISRSPTICMAYLMKTKQFRLKDAFDYIKQRRSVISPNFGFMGQLLQYESEILPSTPTPQPPSCQGEAAGSSFIAHLQTLSPDVQGSYCTFPTSVLAPVPTHSTVSDLSRSPMATATSC, encoded by the exons ATGAAGGTCACGTCGCTCGACGGGCGCCAGCTGCGCAAGATGCTCCGCAAGGAGGCGGCGGCGCGCTGCGTGGTGCTCGATTGCCGGCCCTACCTGGCCTTCGCCGCCTCGAGCGTGCGCGGCTCGCTCAACGTCAACCTCAACTCGGTGGTCCTGCGGCGGGCCCGCGGCGGCGCGGTGCCGGCGCGCTACGTGCTGCCCGACGAGGCGGCGCGCGCGCGGCTGCTGCAGGAGGGCGGCGGCGGCGTGGCGGCCGTGGTGGTGCTCGACCAGGGCAGCCGCCACTGGCAGAAGCTGCGCGAAGAGAGCGCCGCGCGCGTCGTGCTCACCTCGCTGCTCGCCTGCTTGCCCGCCGGCCCGCGGGTCTACTTCCTCAAAG ggGGCTATGAGACTTTCTACTCGGAATATCCTGAGTGTTGCGTGGACGTAAAACCCATTTCACAAGAGAAGATTGAAACTGAGAGAGCCCTCATCGGCCAGTGTGGGAAACCAGTGCTCAGCATCAGCTACAGACCAGCTTATGACCAG GGTGGCCCAGTTGAAATTCTCCCATTCCTCTACCTTGGAAGTGCCTACCATGCGTCCAAGTGTGAGTTCCTCGCCAACCTGCACATCACGGCCCTGCTGAATGTCTCTCGGCGGACCTCCGAGGCCTGCATGACCCACCTACACTACAAATGGATCCCTGTGGAGGACAGCCACACGGCTGACATCAGCTCCCACTTTAAAGAAGCAATAGACTTCATTG ACTGTGTCAGAGAAAAGGGAGGCAAGGTCCTGGTCCACTGTGAGGCTGGGATCTCCCGTTCGCCCACCATCTGCATGGCTTACCTCATGAAGACCAAGCAGTTCCGCCTGAAGGATGCCTTCGATTACATCAAGCAGAGGAGGAGTGTGATCTCACCCAACTTTGGCTTCATGGGCCAGCTCCTGCAGTATGAATCTGAGATCCTGCCTTCCACGCCCACCCCTCAGCCTCCCTCCTGCCAAGGGGAGGCAGCCGGCTCTTCATTCATAGCTCATTTGCAGACACTGAGCCCTGATGTGCAGGGTTCCTACTGCACATTCCCTACCTCAGTGCTGGCGCCGGTGCCCACCCACTCGACTGTCTCAGACCTCAGCAGGAGCCCCATGGCCACAGCCACATCCTGCTAA